A section of the Leptospira kobayashii genome encodes:
- a CDS encoding alpha/beta fold hydrolase has protein sequence MNTTKSKDGTILAYDVYGNGPALIYITGASCFRKFMPIVQDAKVFSTEFTVYNYDRRGRGDSGDTLPYSIEREIEDIEAMIDIAGGKAYLYGHSSGAVLALEASLRLGNKVIKAALYDLPYVHNEAEKADYEKLGESVRNLLSEGKNAAAMKTFLKGIGMPKIFVWILPLFPGWGIMKALAPTLAYDIALTQDLPPLERAARISLPTYIIVGEKSPSSVQDVSNKLAKVIPNAKFSQLAGQDHMADAKALLPLLTDFLK, from the coding sequence GTGAATACAACGAAATCAAAAGATGGAACTATTTTAGCGTACGATGTGTACGGTAATGGGCCTGCACTCATATACATAACAGGTGCAAGCTGCTTTCGGAAATTTATGCCTATTGTGCAGGATGCCAAAGTATTTTCTACCGAATTTACCGTTTATAACTACGATCGTCGGGGTCGGGGTGATAGCGGGGATACTTTGCCCTATTCGATAGAACGTGAAATCGAAGACATCGAAGCAATGATCGACATAGCAGGTGGCAAAGCATATTTATACGGTCATTCCTCCGGTGCTGTTCTGGCGCTAGAAGCTTCCTTGCGACTAGGAAATAAAGTTATCAAGGCCGCTCTTTACGATCTTCCTTATGTTCACAACGAAGCTGAAAAAGCCGACTACGAGAAATTAGGCGAATCAGTGAGAAATCTATTGAGTGAAGGTAAAAATGCGGCGGCGATGAAAACATTTTTGAAAGGCATCGGGATGCCTAAAATTTTTGTTTGGATACTACCTCTATTTCCTGGTTGGGGAATAATGAAAGCCCTGGCACCCACACTTGCTTATGATATCGCCTTAACGCAAGACTTACCTCCTCTGGAAAGAGCTGCACGAATTTCTTTACCGACATATATCATTGTAGGTGAAAAAAGTCCTTCTTCCGTGCAGGATGTAAGCAACAAATTAGCGAAGGTGATCCCGAATGCAAAGTTTTCCCAACTAGCCGGACAGGATCATATGGCTGATGCCAAAGCCTTATTACCGTTGTTAACCGATTTCTTAAAATAG
- a CDS encoding dienelactone hydrolase family protein, protein MTKQNMNEDDTLEDFTCREITLDGVTKKVYVAGTGPAVIVMTEMPGISPHVARFSRWVRDAGLTVYMPSLFGLDGVIPSAKDGKTVLRRACVSAEFRAFAANESSPVTQWLRALAKLAHQECGGRGVGAIGMCFTGNFALSMMLEPAMLAPVLSQPTLPLGDLAGIGIAPEELETIRERLIREDLTVMAYRFEGDQFCQAQRFAAYSEALGDRFVGHVLPDSAANTSVPPFFEQHVPFPHSVVTVHLIDEAGQPTIAARDEILSFFVRRLT, encoded by the coding sequence ATGACGAAACAGAACATGAATGAAGACGATACTCTTGAAGATTTCACCTGTCGCGAGATCACTCTCGACGGTGTTACAAAGAAAGTGTATGTCGCCGGCACAGGACCGGCCGTGATCGTCATGACTGAGATGCCCGGAATCAGTCCGCATGTTGCGCGTTTCAGCCGTTGGGTGCGTGATGCAGGTTTGACTGTTTATATGCCATCTCTCTTCGGCCTTGATGGTGTTATACCAAGCGCCAAAGACGGAAAGACCGTTCTCAGACGGGCTTGTGTCAGTGCGGAGTTTCGCGCATTCGCCGCAAATGAGTCGAGCCCTGTTACACAATGGCTCAGAGCATTGGCAAAACTAGCACATCAAGAATGCGGTGGCCGAGGGGTTGGGGCCATTGGAATGTGCTTCACAGGTAACTTTGCTTTGTCGATGATGCTTGAGCCTGCCATGCTGGCACCTGTTTTATCCCAACCCACACTGCCGTTAGGTGATCTTGCCGGTATTGGAATCGCTCCTGAGGAGCTGGAAACAATTCGTGAAAGACTTATTAGAGAAGACCTCACAGTAATGGCCTACCGATTTGAAGGAGACCAGTTTTGTCAGGCGCAGCGTTTTGCAGCTTATTCCGAGGCACTTGGGGATCGCTTTGTGGGACATGTGCTTCCCGACAGCGCTGCGAACACTTCCGTCCCACCGTTCTTCGAACAACATGTACCGTTCCCACATAGCGTTGTAACTGTCCATCTGATTGACGAAGCAGGCCAACCTACAATAGCTGCTCGAGATGAGATCCTGTCATTCTTTGTTCGGCGGCTTACTTAG
- a CDS encoding MepB family protein yields the protein MKKSVNKSDHELIFPDVLKDIKKNVFDHCGISLLNPFLEKESQEYGACHFEIDDLKITFRVAKITPTKIGQFVTLWKRNGSGPIQPFDIKDNVDYFIIRSNNKDLSGQFIFPKHVLYEKGIVSGKKKGKLGFRIYSSWDIPTNKQAQATQKWQLEYFLESSKNKPIDTTRVKFLLNYKK from the coding sequence TTGAAAAAATCAGTAAACAAATCCGATCATGAGCTTATTTTCCCTGATGTTCTAAAAGACATCAAAAAGAATGTTTTCGATCATTGCGGCATTTCATTGTTAAACCCATTTCTCGAAAAGGAAAGCCAGGAATACGGTGCCTGTCATTTTGAAATTGATGATTTGAAAATAACATTTCGCGTTGCGAAAATAACCCCTACAAAGATCGGTCAATTTGTGACCTTATGGAAACGAAACGGTAGCGGACCGATCCAACCATTTGATATTAAAGACAACGTGGATTATTTTATCATTCGCTCGAACAATAAGGATCTCTCGGGGCAATTCATATTCCCCAAACACGTATTATATGAAAAAGGAATCGTATCCGGTAAAAAGAAAGGAAAGCTCGGATTCAGAATTTATTCCTCATGGGATATTCCTACCAATAAACAAGCGCAAGCGACTCAAAAATGGCAATTGGAATACTTTCTGGAAAGTTCCAAAAACAAACCTATCGACACTACAAGAGTCAAATTCCTTTTGAACTACAAAAAATAA